In the Saccharococcus thermophilus genome, CTAAATACCCTTGATCCAACTACTTCACCTTGCGAATACAGACAAAGGCGTTCCGCCAAGGTTTCCGTTTTTTCTTGCATCATTACTGTAAATTGAATATGTACTTGTATGTCATTCTGTTGAACTGCTTTTATTATTTCGTCTTTATAAGCGGAAGAAAGAGGGAAAACTACAAAAAAACTATTAAAGTCGAGAATTAAATAATCTTTTTCACGGTATTCAACCACATTGACAGCAATTTGTTCGTGATAATCATCGTAAACTTCTTCGTGTACATTCCTTTTAAGAAATACATCTGTGCTATTTGCAAAAATGGTTTCACCTCGTTTTACCAAAAACAACGCATTTCTAACACTTCTTGTAAAGACATTAAACCCATTTATATCATCCCCAAAATCTAGTATGAAGGAAATCGTTCCGTTATCTACTTCGATTCTTAATTGAATTCCTTCATTTTCTTCACAGTTT is a window encoding:
- a CDS encoding helix-turn-helix domain-containing protein; this translates as MKQNKNESKGIYAFANKIYELRNEKQMDYFELSRITGINDVEYLSKLESASIINPSAGKIIRIGQALEADIFELLSLAKNCEENEGIQLRIEVDNGTISFILDFGDDINGFNVFTRSVRNALFLVKRGETIFANSTDVFLKRNVHEEVYDDYHEQIAVNVVEYREKDYLILDFNSFFVVFPLSSAYKDEIIKAVQQNDIQVHIQFTVMMQEKTETLAERLCLYSQGEVVGSRVFRVESIYKINDHINVNTVTM